The sequence CGACGACAAGTTATCGCATAGGCGCAAAAAATACATTGTCCAGGAAGGCGACACAATTGACTCCATCGCTGAAGCTGAGCTAGGCGATGCACGTTTTGCCAATTTGATTCTTACCATCAACCAGGCGAATATTGCTTCCAGAATACAGGATGGTAAGAAAGTTGCCATAAAACTAGATCCCGGACAAATCATTTGGCTCCCGTCGGATCACGAACTACAAGTACATGCAGACATTTATTTGTTGGCCTAATATCTAAATCTCTCGTGGTGGTGGGCGACGAATAGCGTAAGGATCTTCCTTTTTCGTGCCGCCAATTTCTATATCCAATGCAAGTCCACTGGCATAGGAACTTCTGAGTCCAAAGCGAGTTCCTAATGCTTGCTCGTTGCCTACCTCATGCAATGCTTGCCAATTTAGAGGATAACCTGCCAATGGCTGTCCACAATGTTTGCCGCCATATTGCGTACCAAGATTTCGCACGTTGTTCCTAAAGATAATTACAGGTGATACTCCACCTTCGACACTTGTGTCAGCAACGGAAGACACTTGATTGTCAGAGATAATTCCTGTTGGAAAAGGCTTGCCTAAAATTATGTTTCTAGAAATTGCTCCACCATCGGCAAATTGATAGACATATACTTGAGCTGGTCCATTTTTAAATGGTTCATTGATCATAGACAAAATGGAATCGAGCTGCGCTCGCACATGTCCGTTTCTCAACCAATAATAGAGATTGGCTGCGAATTGTTGTGACGTGCCTTCCGGCTCTTGCGATTGGACTGGTTTCATACGCGAATTCCAATCGATAGGATAATCACCGCCAACTATTTCGTAGGCGGTTACTTGATGGTCTTGAAAATTAGAACTATTCAAAAAATCGCTCCAAGCTTCAAGTCCCCGTACAGGCCCTCCTGAAAAACGAACCGTCATAGCACCGTTGGTCGATGTATCAGCTTGTGTATAAGGCTGACAGCACACAACACAATTAAATTTGGAGCACATATCAGCTCCGTAGGCTAAAAGCGGTTTTTTCTTCAACCCAATTACACAATCGAGTTTTACGATTGAACTTATGTGCTCGGTATCTGGCTCTTTAAATTCAGATGCATTCACTAACGTCGAATGAGGACCCACACCGGCAAAAGAAAAAGAATTCTCATCAACGGCAACATCAACGAACGCCTTATATTTGCCATCAAGCGAATCGCCAAAAGACACCTGTGCTATTTTTTCCGGCTTAGGCACAGGAATGGTTGTGGTGCCTCCGTTGGCTAACCAACCATTAGATAGCTTTACGGAAACAACTTCCATATCAGCCGGCAAATGAGCATTCAAATACTTCGTAACAGCATCACAGGGATCAACTACTTCCCCATTAATGTCATGCTGACTTGGACCATGCGAACTTGTGAGCGACTCTTCCAAAGCATCATTCAACTGTTCAATCGTCAACTGTAATGCCGACCTGTCATTGTCCGCTAAATATTTCATCGTCGGATTATTTAGCTCGCGAGCAACAACTGCGCCAAGTCGAATAGTACCAATTAAAGTGTTGATACCTAAGACAGGCAACGGTTCACCATCAGGGGCAAACGTTGCCTTGCCTATAGGCGGATAATTACTCAGCGATACATAACCAAAGTTGGCATCATTAATAATTATCCTGGAAAACTCATTGGCAGCAGCCAATCCGGCAGCATCAACAACATCTTGAGCACGTTTTTTTTCTGCGAGATAGACGCCAAACTGTCCAACAAAAATGAAGAGAGCAAGGAATAGGCAGCAGGTAACGAAGACAGCTATGACTATGCCTCCTAATTGATTACGCTGTGGTGTCCTATTCATCTTGCTCTCTTTTCGTGACGCTTACGGGGATGGCGTCAGGTTATTCACTAGTGTCGTTAATTGAGGTCTGTCCTTACCTTTTCTTGGTTCAACACCAAACATGTAATCTGACCACCACGGACCGGCCGACCAATAGGTATAGCCAACCCACTGGGCACTATTTGCGTGCATATACTGAATCATTGCAGCCAGCGAAGCCAAAGGTCCCGACTCCGCAACTACACCAAACTCAGTAAGCATTGCTCGTTTGTTATTAGCACGTAACCAACTTGTGAATCCACTCAGTGTGGCTACGGCATCTGCCGGCGGCAAAGCATCTCTGTGAGTACCGGAACCGTTATAGTCAAGATATTGGTGAACGTCGTAACAAACATTGTTCATCGGATCAGTTATCTTGATCATTTGAGACGCATTTAGTTCTACAAATTCATTGGCACTTCCCCAATAGGCTCCGGGGACTAGTATCATGTTGGTCGCGCCTGTAGCACGAATTGCATTTATGGCGGCCTGAGCTGAAGCCAACCAGGTAGTTGCTGTAAGTTTTTTACCTACTGGTTCCGTCATAATTCCGAAAATTACATTGGGGTAGCTCTTGTAACGTGTTGCCAACTTCGTCCAAATATCAGCAAATACGGCATTAGGATGTCCACCTGAAGTGCCAACAAGCAGACCGTTATATTTTCCAAAATTATGGATGTCGACAATGACAGCTAAATTTCGTGATGTCGCCTTAACGACAACAGCATCATATCGACCAGCATATGTAGCATCAAGAGGTCCATAAGCAGTAGGTTGCATTCGTTCCCATAAAAATGGAACACGAATAATATTCATTCCTTTATTTGCAAAGTAATCGATCTCCGAAGGAATTGGAAAAATATAGTCGTAATCGAATCGTCCAGGAATTCGATGACTTGCCCATTCGGATCCTGATATATTC comes from Candidatus Obscuribacterales bacterium and encodes:
- a CDS encoding Tad domain-containing protein, producing MNRTPQRNQLGGIVIAVFVTCCLFLALFIFVGQFGVYLAEKKRAQDVVDAAGLAAANEFSRIIINDANFGYVSLSNYPPIGKATFAPDGEPLPVLGINTLIGTIRLGAVVARELNNPTMKYLADNDRSALQLTIEQLNDALEESLTSSHGPSQHDINGEVVDPCDAVTKYLNAHLPADMEVVSVKLSNGWLANGGTTTIPVPKPEKIAQVSFGDSLDGKYKAFVDVAVDENSFSFAGVGPHSTLVNASEFKEPDTEHISSIVKLDCVIGLKKKPLLAYGADMCSKFNCVVCCQPYTQADTSTNGAMTVRFSGGPVRGLEAWSDFLNSSNFQDHQVTAYEIVGGDYPIDWNSRMKPVQSQEPEGTSQQFAANLYYWLRNGHVRAQLDSILSMINEPFKNGPAQVYVYQFADGGAISRNIILGKPFPTGIISDNQVSSVADTSVEGGVSPVIIFRNNVRNLGTQYGGKHCGQPLAGYPLNWQALHEVGNEQALGTRFGLRSSYASGLALDIEIGGTKKEDPYAIRRPPPREI
- a CDS encoding glycoside hydrolase family 5 protein, translated to MVSQSIAWLRQAEIRPTHNRFIVITLISLIFSLVILFILVNQAHAAPMKYQGVNISGSEWASHRIPGRFDYDYIFPIPSEIDYFANKGMNIIRVPFLWERMQPTAYGPLDATYAGRYDAVVVKATSRNLAVIVDIHNFGKYNGLLVGTSGGHPNAVFADIWTKLATRYKSYPNVIFGIMTEPVGKKLTATTWLASAQAAINAIRATGATNMILVPGAYWGSANEFVELNASQMIKITDPMNNVCYDVHQYLDYNGSGTHRDALPPADAVATLSGFTSWLRANNKRAMLTEFGVVAESGPLASLAAMIQYMHANSAQWVGYTYWSAGPWWSDYMFGVEPRKGKDRPQLTTLVNNLTPSP